One window of the Populus trichocarpa isolate Nisqually-1 chromosome 9, P.trichocarpa_v4.1, whole genome shotgun sequence genome contains the following:
- the LOC7463315 gene encoding probable glucuronoxylan glucuronosyltransferase IRX7 isoform X1, producing MVLEVKRPTMSNNRRGFYVRMKLLHRHAGLQQQEKKKNLCFKYYKWLLWFSLLLYFLSSCFFTHKPIPLSKTHVSESKTVVSRALFESSNSTFIQQSKNINRGLLKDLKVYIYELPSKYNTDWLANERCSNHLFASEVAIHKALSNSLDIRTFDPYEADFFFVPVYVSCNFSTVNGFPAIGHARSLLSSAVQLISSNYPFWNRSQGSDHVFVASHDYGACFHAMEERAMEDGIPEFLKRSIILQTFGVKFNHPCQDVENVVIPPYISPERVRTTLENYPLNGRRDIWAFFRGKMEVHPKNISGRYYSKKVRTVIWRKYSGDRRFYLQRHRFAGYQSEIVRSVFCLCPLGWAPWSPRLVESVALGCVPVIIADGIRLPFPTAVRWSEISLTVAEKDVANLGTLLDHVAATNLSAIQKNLWDPDVRRALLFNDRVQEGDATWQVLYALARKLDRSYRTVRLPNQ from the exons ATGGTACTGGAGGTTAAAAGACCCACCATGAGCAATAACAGGAGGGGGTTTTATGTTAGAATGAAACTATTACACAGACATGCTGGACTTCAAcaacaagagaagaagaagaatctttgtttcaaatattacaaatggcttctttggttttctcttcttctatATTTCCTTAGCTCTTGCTTCTTCACCCACAAACCCATTCCCCTCTCCAAAACCCATGTCTCAGAATCTAAAACTGTTGTTTCCCGTGCCCTCTTTGAATCCTCCAACTCCACTTTCATTCAACAGAGCAAGAACATCAATCGAG GATTATTAAAGGATTTGAAGGTATACATATATGAGTTGCCATCAAAATACAACACGGACTGGCTAGCAAATGAGAGGTGCAGCAACCATTTGTTTGCATCAGAAGTTGCCATTCATAAAGCACTATCAAACAGTCTTGATATACGGACGTTTGACCCATACGAAGCTGATTTCTTCTTTGTTCCTGTTTACGTGTCCTGCAATTTCAGCACCGTTAATGGGTTCCCTGCAATTGGTCATGCAAGGTCCTTATTATCCTCTGCGGTGCAGCTCATTTCCTCTAACTATCCATTTTGGAACCGCTCTCAAGGATCTGATCATGTCTTTGTTGCCTCTCACGATTACGGCGCTTGTTTCCATGCCATG GAGGAGAGAGCTATGGAAGATGGGATCCCAGAGTTTTTGAAGAGGTCGATCATATTGCAGACTTTTGGTGTCAAATTTAACCATCCATGCCAAGACGTTGAGAATGTCGTGATACCACCTTACATCTCGCCGGAAAGAGTACGGACAACACTCGAGAATTATCCGCTGAACGGCCGGCGGGACATTTGGGCCTTCTTTAGAGGCAAAATGGAAGTGCACCCCAAAAACATTAGTGGACGATATTACagcaa GAAAGTGAGGACGGTGATATGGAGAAAATACAGCGGTGACCGGAGGTTTTATTTGCAAAGGCACAGGTTTGCCGGTTACCAGTCAGAAATCGTCCGGTCAGTGTTCTGTTTATGCCCCTTGGGATGGGCCCCATGGAGCCCGAGGCTGGTGGAATCTGTTGCATTAGGGTGCGTGCCGGTCATAATTGCGGATGGAATCCGGTTGCCCTTCCCCACTGCTGTCCGGTGGTCGGAGATATCCCTAACCGTGGCCGAAAAGGACGTGGCCAATCTAGGAACTCTACTCGATCACGTGGCAGCTACCAATTTGTCAGCCATTCAGAAAAACTTGTGGGACCCAGACGTTAGGCGGGCCCTCCTTTTCAATGATCGAGTGCAGGAAGGCGATGCCACGTGGCAGGTGCTTTATGCCTTGGCACGGAAGCTGGACAGGTCGTACAGAACCGTGAGGCTTCCAAACCAATAG
- the LOC7463315 gene encoding probable glucuronoxylan glucuronosyltransferase IRX7 isoform X2, translating to MVLEVKRPTMSNNRRGFYVRMKLLHRHAGLQQQEKKKNLCFKYYKWLLWFSLLLYFLSSCFFTHKPIPLSKTHVSESKTVVSRALFESSNSTFIQQSKNINRGLLKDLKVYIYELPSKYNTDWLANERCSNHLFASEVAIHKALSNSLDIRTFDPYEADFFFVPVYVSCNFSTVNGFPAIGHARSLLSSAVQLISSNYPFWNRSQGSDHVFVASHDYGACFHAMERAMEDGIPEFLKRSIILQTFGVKFNHPCQDVENVVIPPYISPERVRTTLENYPLNGRRDIWAFFRGKMEVHPKNISGRYYSKKVRTVIWRKYSGDRRFYLQRHRFAGYQSEIVRSVFCLCPLGWAPWSPRLVESVALGCVPVIIADGIRLPFPTAVRWSEISLTVAEKDVANLGTLLDHVAATNLSAIQKNLWDPDVRRALLFNDRVQEGDATWQVLYALARKLDRSYRTVRLPNQ from the exons ATGGTACTGGAGGTTAAAAGACCCACCATGAGCAATAACAGGAGGGGGTTTTATGTTAGAATGAAACTATTACACAGACATGCTGGACTTCAAcaacaagagaagaagaagaatctttgtttcaaatattacaaatggcttctttggttttctcttcttctatATTTCCTTAGCTCTTGCTTCTTCACCCACAAACCCATTCCCCTCTCCAAAACCCATGTCTCAGAATCTAAAACTGTTGTTTCCCGTGCCCTCTTTGAATCCTCCAACTCCACTTTCATTCAACAGAGCAAGAACATCAATCGAG GATTATTAAAGGATTTGAAGGTATACATATATGAGTTGCCATCAAAATACAACACGGACTGGCTAGCAAATGAGAGGTGCAGCAACCATTTGTTTGCATCAGAAGTTGCCATTCATAAAGCACTATCAAACAGTCTTGATATACGGACGTTTGACCCATACGAAGCTGATTTCTTCTTTGTTCCTGTTTACGTGTCCTGCAATTTCAGCACCGTTAATGGGTTCCCTGCAATTGGTCATGCAAGGTCCTTATTATCCTCTGCGGTGCAGCTCATTTCCTCTAACTATCCATTTTGGAACCGCTCTCAAGGATCTGATCATGTCTTTGTTGCCTCTCACGATTACGGCGCTTGTTTCCATGCCATG GAGAGAGCTATGGAAGATGGGATCCCAGAGTTTTTGAAGAGGTCGATCATATTGCAGACTTTTGGTGTCAAATTTAACCATCCATGCCAAGACGTTGAGAATGTCGTGATACCACCTTACATCTCGCCGGAAAGAGTACGGACAACACTCGAGAATTATCCGCTGAACGGCCGGCGGGACATTTGGGCCTTCTTTAGAGGCAAAATGGAAGTGCACCCCAAAAACATTAGTGGACGATATTACagcaa GAAAGTGAGGACGGTGATATGGAGAAAATACAGCGGTGACCGGAGGTTTTATTTGCAAAGGCACAGGTTTGCCGGTTACCAGTCAGAAATCGTCCGGTCAGTGTTCTGTTTATGCCCCTTGGGATGGGCCCCATGGAGCCCGAGGCTGGTGGAATCTGTTGCATTAGGGTGCGTGCCGGTCATAATTGCGGATGGAATCCGGTTGCCCTTCCCCACTGCTGTCCGGTGGTCGGAGATATCCCTAACCGTGGCCGAAAAGGACGTGGCCAATCTAGGAACTCTACTCGATCACGTGGCAGCTACCAATTTGTCAGCCATTCAGAAAAACTTGTGGGACCCAGACGTTAGGCGGGCCCTCCTTTTCAATGATCGAGTGCAGGAAGGCGATGCCACGTGGCAGGTGCTTTATGCCTTGGCACGGAAGCTGGACAGGTCGTACAGAACCGTGAGGCTTCCAAACCAATAG
- the LOC7491169 gene encoding xyloglucan endotransglucosylase/hydrolase protein 31, with translation MASLLYLPLILLIIPLMITTAQNTPSPGYYPGSRISSIGFDQGYSNLWGAQHQRVEQGTVTIWLDSSSGSGYKSLHPYRSGYFGAAIKLQPGYTAGVITSFYLSNNEAHPGDHDEIDIEFLGTTPDKPYTLQTNVYIRGSGDRNIIGREMKFHLWFDPTQDFHNYAILWTPSEIIFLVDDVPIRRYPRKSDATFPLRPMWVYGSIWDASSWATEDGKYKADYNYQPFIGRYKNFKIGGCTADGPAACSPPSASPSGSGGLSQQQSSVMEWVQRNYLVYDYCRDGKRDHTQTPEC, from the exons ATGGCTTCTCTTCTCTACCTTCCACTCATTCTATTAATCATCCCTTTAATGATCACTACTGCTCAAAACACACCTTCACCTGGCTACTATCCTGGCTCCCGAATAAGCTCAATTGGCTTTGATCAAGGGTATAGCAACCTTTGGGGTGCTCAGCATCAAAGAGTAGAGCAAGGCACCGTAACAATATGGCTTGATAGTAGCTCAG GTAGTGGTTACAAGTCACTTCATCCATATCGATCAGGATACTTTGGTGCTGCCATCAAGCTTCAACCTGGTTACACTGCTGGAGTGATTACATCTTTCTAT CTTTCGAATAATGAAGCCCATCCTGGGGACCATGATGAAATAGATATTGAGTTCCTAGGAACAACTCCCGATAAGCCATACACTTTGCAGACAAATGTGTACATAAGAGGAAGTGGGGATAGAAACATTATTGGAAGAGAGATGAAGTTTCATCTGTGGTTCGATCCTACACAAGATTTTCATAATTATGCCATTCTATGGACCCCAAGTGAGATCAT ATTCTTGGTGGACGATGTTCCCATCAGAAGGTATCCAAGAAAAAGCGATGCAACATTTCCCTTAAGGCCAATGTGGGTATATGGCTCAATCTGGGATGCATCGTCGTGGGCCACTGAGGATGGAAAATACAAAGCCGACTATAACTACCAACCGTTCATTGGCAGGTACAAAAACTTCAAAATCGGTGGGTGCACCGCCGATGGGCCTGCCGCTTGCAGCCCACCGTCTGCTTCTCCATCCGGCTCCGGTGGCTTGAGCCAGCAGCAGTCCTCGGTGATGGAATGGGTGCAGAGGAACTACTTGGTTTATGACTATTGCAGGGATGGGAAAAGGGACCATACCCAAACACCTGAGTGTTAA